Within Candidatus Izemoplasmatales bacterium, the genomic segment CTGCGACTGGTGGCCGAAACGGTCGTAGTTCTGCCGCTTCTCGCCGTCGGAGAGGACCTCGTAGGCTTCCTGGACTTCCTTGAACTTGGCTTCCGCGTCCTTTTCGGTGGAGACGTCGGGATGGTATTTCTTGGCGAGCGTGCGGTACGCCTTCTTGATCTCGTCCTCGGTCGCCTGCTTGCCGACGCCCAGCACTTCGTAGTAGTCGCGTTTGTCCATGGGGGTCTCCTTCTAAACGGGATGAAAAGCGGCGGACCGCTTTTCACCTTGGATCAGACTTCCTTGTAGTCGGCGTCGAAGACCTGGTCGCCTTCGTCGTTTCCGTCCTTGCCGTTGCCGCCTTTTTTCTTGGCGTCGTCGGCCTGGGCTTCCTGCTGCTGCTTGGAGGCTTCCTCGTAGGCCTTCTGGGAAAGCGCCTGGGCGGATTTCTCGAGGGCTTCCTTGGCTTTTTTGATCTTGTCGACGTCGTCGCCCTTGAGCGCCTTCTCGACGTCCTTGATCCGGTCTTCCGCTTCGGACTTGTCCTTCGCGGAGACCTTGTCGCCGAGGTCGGTGATGGCCTTCTTCGTCATGAAGATCATCTGGTCGGCCTCGTTCCGGAGGTCGGCCTCCTCGCGGCGCTCCTTGTCGGCCTCGGCGTTCGCCGCGGCTTCCTTGACGAGCTTGTCGATCTCGGCTTCGGAAAGCGAGGTCTGCGAGGTGATCGTGATCGAGCTGGCCTTGCCGGTGGCGAGGTTCTTGGCGTGGACGTTGACGATGCCGTTGGCGTCGATGTCGAACTTGACCTCGATCTGCGGCACGCCGCGCGGTGCCGGCGGGATGTCGTTCAGCTGGAAGTGGCCGAGGGTCTTGTTGTCCTTGGCCATCGAGCGCTCGCCCTGGAGGACGTGGATGTCGACGGCGGGCTGGTTGTCGGCCGCGGTCGAGAAGACCTGCGACTTCGAGGTCGGGATCGTGGTGTTGCGGTCGATCAGCTTCGTGAAGACGCCGCCGAGGGTCTCGATGCCGAGGGACAGCGGCGTGACGTCGAGGAGCAGGACGTCCTTGACGTCGCCGGTGAGGACGGCGCCCTGGATCGCCGCGCCCATGGCGACGACCTCGTCGGGGTTGATCGAACGGTTCGGTTCCTTGCCGAAGATCTGACGGACGAGGTCCTGGACGGCGGGCGTGCGGGTCATGCCGCCGACGAGGAGGATCTGGTCGATGTCCTTCGTCGCCATCTTGGCGTCGGCGAGGGCGCGCTTCACCGGGTCGACGGTGCGCTGCACGAGGTCGGCGGTGAGTTCGTTGAACTTCGCGCGGGTCAGGGTCTTCTCGAGGTGGACGGGGCCGGAGGACGTCATCGAGATGAAGGGCAGGGAAATCTGGGAGGAGGTGATCGTCGAGAGTTCCTTCTTCGCCTTCTCGGAGGCGTCGCGGAGGCGCTGGAGCGCCATCTTGTCGTTCGAAAGGTCGACGCCGGTCTCCTTCTTGAATTCGGCGATCAGCCAGTCGGAGATCCGCTGGTCGAAGTCGTCGCCGCCGAGGCGGTTGTCGCCCGAGGTCGCGATGACCTCGAAGGTGCCGTCGGCGAGTTCGAGGATCGAGACGTCGAAGGTGCCGCCGCCGAGGTCGTAGACGAGGACGGTCTGCTGCTTGTCCTTCTTGTCGATGCCGTAGGCGAGGGCCGAGGCGGTCGGTTCGTTGATGATGCGCTTGACGTCGAGGCCGGCGATGCGGCCGGCGTCCTTGGTGGCCTGGCGCTGGGCGTCGTTGAAATACGCGGGGCAGGTGATGACGGCTTCCGTGACCTTCT encodes:
- a CDS encoding DnaJ domain-containing protein; the protein is MDKRDYYEVLGVGKQATEDEIKKAYRTLAKKYHPDVSTEKDAEAKFKEVQEAYEVLSDGEKRQNYDRFGHQSQ
- the dnaK gene encoding molecular chaperone DnaK, coding for MKKVIGIDLGTTNSCVAVMEGTEVKVITNLDGNRTTPSVVAFKDGEVQVGEVAKRQVITNPNTVYSIKRKMGTNAKVNINGKEYTPQEISAMILRNLKESAEAYLGEKVTEAVITCPAYFNDAQRQATKDAGRIAGLDVKRIINEPTASALAYGIDKKDKQQTVLVYDLGGGTFDVSILELADGTFEVIATSGDNRLGGDDFDQRISDWLIAEFKKETGVDLSNDKMALQRLRDASEKAKKELSTITSSQISLPFISMTSSGPVHLEKTLTRAKFNELTADLVQRTVDPVKRALADAKMATKDIDQILLVGGMTRTPAVQDLVRQIFGKEPNRSINPDEVVAMGAAIQGAVLTGDVKDVLLLDVTPLSLGIETLGGVFTKLIDRNTTIPTSKSQVFSTAADNQPAVDIHVLQGERSMAKDNKTLGHFQLNDIPPAPRGVPQIEVKFDIDANGIVNVHAKNLATGKASSITITSQTSLSEAEIDKLVKEAAANAEADKERREEADLRNEADQMIFMTKKAITDLGDKVSAKDKSEAEDRIKDVEKALKGDDVDKIKKAKEALEKSAQALSQKAYEEASKQQQEAQADDAKKKGGNGKDGNDEGDQVFDADYKEV